A genomic stretch from Thermomonospora umbrina includes:
- a CDS encoding DoxX family protein encodes MSDRATRGLVALLAGMGTAHFLAPRQFDALIPRWLPGRARTWTHGSGVAELACAAAVAHPRTRRTGALAAAGLIVAVFPGNVKMAWDWRKRSLPLRAVAYGRLPIQGPLFLWALRVARAAGTASEKRA; translated from the coding sequence ATGAGCGACAGGGCGACACGCGGACTGGTGGCCTTGCTGGCCGGCATGGGGACGGCGCATTTCCTGGCGCCACGGCAGTTCGACGCGCTGATCCCCCGGTGGCTGCCGGGTCGGGCCCGCACCTGGACCCATGGCAGCGGCGTCGCCGAGTTGGCGTGCGCCGCCGCGGTGGCCCATCCGCGCACCCGGCGGACCGGCGCGCTGGCCGCGGCGGGGCTGATCGTGGCCGTGTTCCCGGGGAACGTCAAGATGGCATGGGACTGGCGGAAGCGGTCGCTGCCGCTGCGCGCCGTCGCCTACGGCAGGCTCCCGATCCAGGGGCCGCTCTTCCTGTGGGCGCTGCGGGTCGCCCGTGCGGCGGGCACCGCCTCGGAGAAGCGGGCCTGA
- a CDS encoding serine/threonine protein kinase yields MPDAHPLRPGDPARLGSYEILGRLGEGGQGAVFLGRPEGPMGPPGGHVAIKLLHAGLTADVAARGRFVRELEVAKRVARFCTAQILDADVAGDQPYIVSEYVPGSSLHRTVVAEGPRTGGALERLAISTLTALTAIHQAGIVHRDFKPHNVMLGPDGPRVIDFGVARALGAAGETQNVGTPAYMSPEHFNGDAVGPPADMFAWGTTMVFAANGRPAFGNDEMGAVMHRILTGEPDLGDLPEPLRSVVVACLAKDPALRPTARQAQERLVGSDPAPVSQPLPPPPPFAGAGGIPIAPPAAALPQPAPYDRPAGDDTRMGPGPRGNAPAGTPAAYGSPSSTGPTGPVGPPPGPVKGGRLVPAVAAATVAALVVGVSVWAMTRTGDGDAAEAGTDQVAAGPGQTPTGVRRPGEGGALPGGGRSPGATRPGKPPNTAKPKNGGKPNGQNPRTGRPDGGGGGGGGGTGDGGGGSGGGGGNGGGGGGESRPEPPNPYSPQEVCNSGGHGGGYYVQRSTAFTGGTVYQLYNSSGYNCAVTIKTKDVGKATSVWTKIEAQNGGADGDSGAFQYYAGPVFAYAKGKCVRYSGGSSAGSGGASWGNCG; encoded by the coding sequence ATGCCCGACGCCCACCCGCTGCGGCCGGGTGATCCGGCCCGGCTCGGTTCCTACGAGATTCTCGGCCGGTTGGGCGAGGGCGGCCAGGGCGCGGTGTTCCTCGGCCGTCCGGAGGGGCCGATGGGCCCGCCCGGCGGCCATGTCGCGATCAAGCTGCTGCACGCCGGGCTGACCGCGGACGTCGCGGCGCGCGGCCGTTTCGTCCGCGAGCTCGAGGTCGCCAAGCGCGTCGCCCGATTCTGCACCGCGCAGATCCTGGACGCGGACGTGGCGGGCGACCAGCCGTACATCGTCAGCGAGTACGTTCCGGGCAGTTCGCTGCACCGCACGGTGGTCGCCGAGGGGCCGCGGACCGGCGGGGCGCTGGAACGGCTGGCCATCAGCACGCTGACCGCCCTGACCGCCATCCATCAGGCGGGCATCGTCCACCGCGACTTCAAGCCGCACAACGTCATGCTCGGTCCGGACGGGCCGCGGGTGATCGACTTCGGGGTGGCCCGGGCGCTCGGCGCGGCCGGGGAGACGCAGAACGTCGGGACGCCCGCGTACATGTCGCCGGAGCACTTCAACGGCGACGCGGTCGGGCCGCCCGCCGACATGTTCGCCTGGGGCACCACGATGGTGTTCGCGGCGAACGGGCGGCCCGCGTTCGGGAACGACGAGATGGGCGCGGTGATGCACCGTATCCTCACCGGGGAGCCCGATCTCGGGGATCTTCCGGAGCCGCTGCGGAGCGTGGTCGTCGCCTGCCTGGCCAAGGACCCGGCCCTGCGGCCGACGGCCCGACAGGCCCAGGAGCGCCTCGTCGGATCCGATCCGGCTCCCGTGTCGCAGCCCCTGCCGCCTCCCCCGCCGTTCGCCGGCGCGGGAGGCATCCCGATCGCCCCACCCGCCGCGGCGCTCCCCCAGCCCGCGCCGTACGACCGGCCGGCCGGCGACGACACCCGGATGGGCCCGGGCCCGCGCGGCAACGCTCCGGCCGGTACGCCCGCCGCGTACGGGTCGCCGAGTTCGACCGGCCCCACGGGCCCCGTGGGGCCGCCTCCCGGGCCCGTCAAGGGCGGGCGGCTGGTGCCCGCCGTGGCCGCGGCCACGGTGGCGGCGCTGGTGGTCGGCGTCTCCGTATGGGCCATGACCCGTACGGGTGACGGCGACGCGGCGGAGGCCGGCACCGACCAGGTGGCGGCGGGTCCGGGGCAGACCCCGACCGGTGTCCGGCGGCCGGGAGAGGGAGGCGCGCTCCCCGGTGGAGGCCGTTCGCCGGGCGCGACCCGCCCCGGGAAGCCCCCGAACACCGCCAAGCCCAAGAACGGCGGAAAGCCGAACGGCCAGAACCCCCGTACCGGCCGCCCCGACGGCGGAGGCGGCGGGGGCGGAGGCGGGACCGGCGACGGGGGCGGCGGATCCGGTGGAGGCGGCGGCAACGGAGGGGGAGGCGGAGGCGAGAGCAGGCCCGAGCCGCCGAACCCGTACAGCCCGCAGGAGGTGTGCAACTCCGGCGGCCACGGCGGCGGGTACTACGTGCAACGCTCGACGGCCTTCACCGGAGGCACCGTCTACCAGCTCTACAACAGCTCCGGCTACAACTGCGCCGTGACGATCAAGACCAAGGACGTGGGGAAGGCCACCAGCGTCTGGACGAAGATCGAGGCCCAGAACGGCGGCGCCGACGGCGACAGCGGCGCGTTCCAGTACTACGCGGGCCCGGTGTTCGCCTACGCCAAGGGCAAGTGCGTGCGCTACTCGGGCGGATCCTCGGCCGGCAGCGGCGGCGCCTCCTGGGGCAACTGCGGCTGA
- a CDS encoding DUF397 domain-containing protein: protein MLETYNGMPADELQGARWHKSRRSNSQGNCVEMAELPGGSVAMRNSRHPDGPALIYTRPEIEALILGAKDGDFDDLIGSN, encoded by the coding sequence ATGCTCGAGACCTACAACGGAATGCCCGCAGATGAGCTCCAGGGAGCGAGGTGGCACAAGTCGCGGCGCAGCAACTCCCAGGGCAACTGCGTCGAGATGGCCGAACTCCCCGGCGGAAGTGTGGCGATGCGCAACAGCCGGCACCCGGACGGTCCGGCGCTCATCTACACGCGACCCGAGATCGAGGCGCTCATCCTCGGAGCCAAGGACGGCGACTTCGACGATCTGATCGGCTCCAACTGA
- a CDS encoding helix-turn-helix domain-containing protein, which translates to MTPETPGAGSTVRRILLGSQLRRLRESKGVSRQQAGYVIRASESKISRLELGRVSFKERDVADLLTLYDVTDEAEREALLQLARDAKTPGWWQRYNEVLPKWFHAYVGLEEAAALIRTYECQFVPGLLQSEDYARSVIRQGNAAATEDEIADRVTVRMQRAQRLTAPGAPRLWAVLDEAALKREIGGPDVMRGQFEHLIAMSKLPNVTIQVMPFRFGGHAAEGGAFSILRFPEPDLPDVVYVENLVGALYLDKRDDVDSYLQAMERLCVDSETPERTVETLDELLRKT; encoded by the coding sequence GTGACTCCGGAGACGCCGGGAGCCGGTTCGACGGTGCGTCGGATCCTGCTCGGCTCGCAGCTTCGTCGCCTGCGCGAGAGCAAGGGCGTGAGCCGTCAACAGGCCGGATACGTCATCCGCGCGTCGGAGTCCAAGATCAGCCGCTTGGAGCTGGGACGGGTCAGCTTCAAAGAGCGCGACGTGGCCGACCTGCTCACGCTGTACGACGTCACCGACGAGGCCGAACGCGAGGCGCTGCTCCAACTGGCGCGGGACGCCAAGACGCCGGGGTGGTGGCAGCGGTACAACGAGGTGCTGCCCAAGTGGTTCCACGCCTATGTCGGCCTGGAAGAGGCCGCCGCGCTGATCCGGACCTACGAGTGCCAGTTCGTTCCGGGACTGCTGCAGTCGGAGGACTACGCCCGATCGGTGATCCGGCAGGGCAACGCGGCCGCCACCGAGGACGAGATCGCCGATCGCGTCACGGTGCGCATGCAGCGCGCCCAGCGGCTGACCGCGCCCGGCGCGCCCCGACTGTGGGCGGTGCTGGACGAGGCGGCGCTCAAGCGCGAGATCGGCGGTCCCGATGTGATGCGGGGCCAGTTCGAACATCTCATCGCGATGTCCAAACTGCCCAACGTCACCATCCAGGTGATGCCGTTCCGTTTCGGGGGCCACGCCGCCGAGGGCGGGGCCTTCTCCATCCTGCGGTTCCCCGAGCCGGACCTGCCGGATGTGGTGTACGTCGAGAACCTCGTCGGTGCCCTTTACCTGGACAAGCGCGACGACGTCGACAGCTATCTGCAGGCGATGGAACGCCTGTGCGTCGACAGTGAGACTCCGGAGCGCACCGTCGAGACTCTCGACGAACTTCTCAGGAAGACATAG
- a CDS encoding ATP-binding protein, with protein sequence MTSRHTRDEPRWGWAPVVAPGYDRVGTAGHSTASAPVPETRDLPPNLDDALRLLVEGAHGTVGFTVRPDPEAVTAARHFATTQLGDWNMSALCDDVALVVTELVTNALRHSVPAHPHLMPSGAFYPEPPTYPQVVSRPEAPAYPEAASEGVIRLRLLHRRVEQADWVLCGILDGGREAPRRKEPDYIAETGRGLHLVDSFTDRWGWRGLPMGKIVWALFQGA encoded by the coding sequence ATGACGTCACGCCACACACGCGACGAGCCGCGGTGGGGTTGGGCTCCCGTCGTTGCGCCCGGGTACGACCGGGTCGGGACGGCAGGGCACAGCACCGCCTCCGCCCCCGTACCGGAGACCCGTGATCTCCCGCCGAACCTCGACGACGCGCTGCGTCTGCTGGTCGAAGGGGCCCACGGCACGGTCGGCTTCACCGTCCGGCCCGATCCGGAGGCCGTCACCGCCGCCCGGCACTTCGCCACGACGCAGCTCGGCGACTGGAACATGTCGGCCCTCTGCGACGACGTCGCCCTGGTGGTCACGGAGCTGGTCACCAACGCGCTGCGGCACAGCGTCCCGGCCCATCCCCACCTGATGCCCTCCGGCGCCTTCTACCCGGAGCCCCCCACCTATCCGCAGGTGGTCTCGCGTCCCGAGGCCCCGGCCTATCCGGAGGCCGCGTCCGAGGGGGTCATACGGCTTCGGCTGCTGCACCGCCGGGTCGAGCAGGCCGACTGGGTGCTGTGCGGCATCCTCGACGGCGGCCGGGAGGCCCCCCGGCGCAAGGAGCCCGACTACATCGCCGAGACGGGCCGCGGGCTGCACCTGGTGGACTCGTTCACCGACCGCTGGGGCTGGCGGGGGCTGCCCATGGGCAAGATCGTCTGGGCGCTGTTCCAGGGGGCCTAG
- a CDS encoding DUF2277 domain-containing protein, translating into MCRSIKTLRPPFQDETTDDDIRAAALQYVRKISGFRAPAAHNAEAFDRAVEQIAAATGDLLATLQVRGRSAG; encoded by the coding sequence ATGTGCCGAAGCATCAAGACGCTCCGCCCCCCGTTCCAGGACGAGACCACCGACGACGACATCCGCGCCGCGGCCCTGCAGTACGTGCGGAAGATCTCCGGGTTCCGGGCCCCGGCCGCCCACAACGCCGAGGCGTTCGACCGGGCCGTCGAGCAGATCGCGGCGGCCACCGGGGACCTTCTGGCCACCCTCCAGGTGCGGGGCCGTTCCGCGGGCTGA
- a CDS encoding STAS domain-containing protein, protein MDFAVERRVEKDVTVVKVDGEIDVFSSPRLREMMLEVIDKGPSHLVVDLGDVTFLDSTGLGVLVGIYHRLRARNGTMSFVGANERVRRVFHITQLTKIFSLHDTLEEAVAAEQESARASSS, encoded by the coding sequence GTGGACTTCGCGGTCGAACGACGCGTCGAGAAGGACGTCACGGTCGTCAAGGTGGACGGTGAGATCGACGTGTTCAGCAGCCCCCGGCTGCGCGAGATGATGCTCGAGGTCATCGACAAGGGCCCCAGCCACCTGGTGGTGGACCTGGGCGACGTCACCTTCCTGGACTCCACCGGCCTGGGCGTGCTGGTCGGCATCTACCACCGGCTGCGCGCCCGCAACGGCACCATGTCGTTCGTCGGCGCCAACGAGCGGGTGCGGCGGGTCTTCCACATCACCCAGCTCACCAAGATCTTCTCCCTGCACGACACCCTGGAGGAGGCGGTCGCCGCCGAGCAGGAGAGCGCCCGCGCCTCCTCCTCCTGA
- a CDS encoding M16 family metallopeptidase, protein MAEQPLHEHTLGNGLRVVVCEDHVVPLAAVNIWYGVGSRHEVSGAGAASRTGLAHLFEHLMFQGSANVAEGEHAALLESAGATFNASTSFERTNYYETVPVSHLDLALWLEADRMGTLPAALTQANLDNQRDVVKNERRQRYDNQPYGTAFERLCALTFPAGHPYAHTPIGSMEDLDATTIDDCVAFFRTWYAPGNAVLSIVGDVDPEAAIATVERYFGGLPAGPAAPAARPGGLGPLTGVTLEEVDEEVPSPAYFAMLPLPSDGGRDIEAAELAAEILGGGSGSRLYDRMVRRDEIATEVWTGVTRLVGGPSLAIVEAIGPDTAKIAEVLDEELAAFAADGPTEDETARATAQAERGLLERTETVTGLANSLSANATQFDDPARVFTAAARAAAVTAAEIKDAAAHWLAPGARTALSYGGAK, encoded by the coding sequence GTGGCAGAACAGCCGCTGCATGAGCACACGCTCGGCAATGGGCTGCGCGTGGTGGTCTGTGAGGACCATGTCGTGCCGCTGGCCGCCGTGAACATCTGGTACGGGGTGGGTTCACGGCACGAGGTGTCCGGTGCGGGCGCGGCGAGCCGCACGGGACTGGCACACCTCTTCGAGCACCTGATGTTCCAGGGGTCGGCCAACGTGGCGGAGGGCGAGCACGCCGCCCTGTTGGAGAGCGCGGGGGCCACGTTCAACGCCAGCACGTCGTTCGAGCGCACCAACTACTACGAGACCGTTCCGGTCAGCCACCTGGACCTGGCGCTGTGGCTGGAGGCGGACCGGATGGGCACCCTGCCCGCCGCGCTCACCCAGGCCAACCTGGACAACCAGCGGGACGTGGTCAAGAACGAGCGCCGCCAGCGCTACGACAACCAGCCCTACGGCACCGCGTTCGAGAGGCTGTGCGCGCTGACGTTCCCGGCCGGGCACCCCTACGCGCACACCCCCATCGGCTCGATGGAGGACCTGGACGCCACCACCATCGACGACTGCGTGGCCTTCTTCCGCACCTGGTACGCCCCCGGCAACGCGGTGCTGTCCATCGTCGGCGACGTCGACCCGGAGGCCGCGATCGCGACGGTCGAGCGGTACTTCGGCGGCCTGCCCGCCGGCCCCGCCGCCCCCGCCGCCCGGCCCGGGGGGCTCGGTCCCCTCACCGGGGTCACGCTGGAGGAGGTGGACGAGGAGGTCCCCTCCCCCGCCTACTTCGCGATGCTGCCGCTGCCGTCCGACGGCGGCCGCGACATCGAGGCCGCCGAGCTGGCCGCCGAGATCCTCGGCGGCGGCTCCGGCTCCCGGCTGTACGACCGGATGGTGCGCCGCGACGAGATCGCCACCGAGGTGTGGACCGGGGTGACCCGGCTGGTCGGCGGTCCGTCGCTGGCCATCGTGGAGGCGATCGGCCCGGACACCGCCAAGATCGCCGAGGTGCTGGACGAGGAGCTGGCCGCGTTCGCCGCCGACGGCCCCACCGAGGACGAGACCGCGCGGGCCACCGCCCAGGCCGAGCGGGGCCTGCTGGAGCGCACCGAGACGGTGACGGGGCTGGCCAACTCGCTGTCGGCCAACGCGACCCAGTTCGACGACCCCGCCCGGGTGTTCACCGCCGCCGCGCGGGCCGCCGCGGTCACCGCCGCCGAGATCAAGGACGCGGCGGCGCACTGGCTGGCCCCCGGCGCCCGCACGGCTCTCAGCTACGGAGGCGCCAAGTGA
- a CDS encoding M16 family metallopeptidase: MTTQIPDFPARPVPGPIPPWAFPTGVEGRIEGGPATLRCDLPGRRLAAVRLVLNAGAGREPGGLDGVATLAARTLLEGTEPGGGTALTAAFERLGASMHASADLTALRIALDAPVTRLGAALELLAEVVRAPALADADVRRLVRERLEEIAQEDADPGSRAMRELRARLFPEGTRPARPTGGSPASVEGLTGADVRGFFGAAVPAEATAVIAGDLSGVDTEAALARAFDGWKATAEPLPDADTALPTPGPRLVIVDRPGSVQSYLTIGHGVPGRGHADWASLAVACHVLGGGLTSRLNALLREEKGYTYGMRAGLLRMRHCGVFVAQGAVHTEVTADAVGDALGALRSVLDGVGDGECRASVSALADRAPTEYETSRSVAAELADAAAAGLGAGYPRRYLDELRAVTPDGVVRAYAEHVSQDALTVVTVGDAAKIRGPLEELGWAGVTVAEG; this comes from the coding sequence GTGACCACGCAGATCCCCGACTTCCCGGCGCGTCCGGTGCCCGGCCCGATCCCGCCGTGGGCGTTCCCCACCGGTGTGGAGGGCCGGATCGAGGGCGGTCCCGCCACCCTGCGCTGCGACCTTCCGGGGCGGCGGCTGGCGGCCGTCCGGCTGGTGCTGAACGCGGGGGCGGGCCGTGAGCCCGGCGGGCTGGACGGCGTCGCCACGCTGGCGGCGCGGACGCTGTTGGAGGGCACCGAGCCCGGCGGCGGCACCGCGTTGACCGCCGCGTTCGAGCGGCTGGGCGCGAGCATGCACGCCTCCGCCGACCTGACGGCGCTGCGGATCGCGCTGGACGCCCCGGTCACCCGGCTGGGCGCGGCGCTGGAGCTGCTGGCCGAGGTGGTCCGCGCCCCCGCGCTGGCCGACGCCGACGTTCGGCGACTGGTCCGCGAGCGGCTGGAGGAGATCGCGCAGGAGGACGCCGACCCGGGTTCCCGGGCGATGCGCGAGTTGCGGGCGAGGCTGTTCCCCGAGGGCACCCGGCCGGCGCGGCCGACCGGCGGCTCCCCCGCCTCGGTGGAGGGGCTCACGGGCGCCGACGTCCGCGGGTTCTTCGGCGCGGCCGTGCCCGCCGAGGCCACCGCGGTGATCGCCGGCGACCTGTCCGGCGTCGACACCGAGGCGGCGCTGGCGCGGGCGTTCGACGGCTGGAAGGCCACCGCGGAGCCGCTGCCGGACGCCGACACCGCGCTGCCCACCCCGGGTCCCCGACTCGTGATCGTCGATCGGCCGGGCTCCGTCCAGAGCTACCTGACGATCGGCCACGGGGTCCCCGGGCGCGGGCACGCCGACTGGGCGTCGCTGGCCGTCGCCTGCCACGTGCTGGGCGGCGGGCTGACCTCCCGGCTGAACGCGCTGCTGCGCGAGGAGAAGGGCTACACGTACGGGATGCGGGCGGGCCTGCTCCGGATGCGCCACTGCGGGGTGTTCGTGGCGCAGGGCGCCGTGCACACCGAGGTGACGGCCGACGCGGTCGGCGACGCGTTGGGGGCGCTGCGCAGCGTCCTGGACGGGGTCGGCGACGGCGAGTGCCGGGCCTCGGTGAGCGCCCTGGCCGACCGCGCCCCCACCGAGTACGAGACGTCCCGGTCGGTGGCCGCCGAGCTGGCCGACGCGGCGGCGGCCGGGCTGGGCGCCGGCTACCCGCGCCGTTACCTCGACGAGCTGCGCGCGGTGACCCCGGACGGCGTCGTCCGCGCGTATGCCGAACACGTCTCGCAGGACGCGCTGACCGTGGTGACCGTGGGCGACGCCGCCAAGATCCGCGGCCCGCTGGAGGAGCTCGGCTGGGCCGGGGTGACGGTGGCCGAAGGCTGA